The proteins below are encoded in one region of Gopherus flavomarginatus isolate rGopFla2 chromosome 12, rGopFla2.mat.asm, whole genome shotgun sequence:
- the TVP23C gene encoding Golgi apparatus membrane protein TVP23 homolog C isoform X2 encodes MDSNDDTEDVSLFDADEEVSTRSKKSKIRHPVASFFHLFFRVSAIVVYLLCELISSSFIACMVSIILLLSCDFWAVKNVTGRLMVGLRWWNQVDDDGRSHWVFEARKASTQGKKVSSEAESRIFWLGLVTCPVIWVIFAFSALFSFKVKWLAVVTMGVVLQGANLYGYIKCKVGRRTNLTSMATSYLGRQFLRQTVIKDDQAES; translated from the exons GGACAGTAATGATGACACTGAAGATGTGTCACTGTTTGACGCAGATGAAGAAGTATCCACAAGATCAAAAAAGTCAAAGATAAG GCACCCAGTGGCATCATTTTTCCACTTGTTCTTCCGAGTCAGTGCAATAGTTGTGTATCTTCTCTGTGAACTGATCAGCAGCAGCTTCATTGCCTGCATGGTGTCAATTATCCTGCTCCTGTCTTGTGACTTTTGGGCAGTAAAG AATGTTACGGGCCGGCTGATGGTCGGCCTTCGCTGGTGGAACCAGGTGGATGATGATGGCAGGAGTCACTGGGTGTTTGAAGCCAGGAAG GCATCGACTCAAGGGAAAAAAGTTTCATCTGAAGCCGAGTCCCGAATCTTCTGGTTAGGACTAGTTACCTGTCCTGTCATCTGGGTGATATTTGCCTTCAGTGCCCTGTTCTCATTCAAAGTGAAATGGCTG GCAGTGGTTACAATGGGAGTGGTTCTACAGGGGGCCAACCTGTATGGTTATATCAAGTGTAAAGTGGGCAGAAGAACAAATTTAACCAGCATGGCTACCTCCTATCTTGGAAGACAGTTCTTGCGGCAG ACTGTGATTAAAGATGACCAAGCCGAATCCTGA